In the Mesoplodon densirostris isolate mMesDen1 chromosome 11, mMesDen1 primary haplotype, whole genome shotgun sequence genome, GCCCAGTGCTTCGTCTTGGTCACTGGCGTCCATCCTTGGTGCGCACTGTGGAGCTGTCTTAACAGGTGATGGGCCCGTTCTCCCATGACTCTGTCCCTCTCACCCTGCCCCAGGTGTCACATATAGAGAGGTGCTCAGCTTCAAGCCTCCCCGACAGCTGGGGGCCAAGGTCTCCAAGGAGACGGCCCTGTGAATacccctgggccctgggcctggagggGAGATCCTGTCTGCCACTGGGACCTTGGCCGGGGCTTGCATCCCAGGAGTCCCCTCGTTCCATGGAGCCTCTTCTGGAAGCCTGTTCCCCTGCTCTCAGAGCCCACCTCAGCCTAACCTTGGAGGAGCACCTGGACTTTCTGGACAGGACGCCCACCTGACCTGGGGGCTGGGCTCTGACCCCTTGAGCAGTGGTCCCCTCCCCCAGGGTGCAGCAGAAGCCTCAGAACctgtggggtgggatggggtttGGGGTCAAAGCCTAGTCTCTGACCCTGCCTGCTCTGGACTGTGCTGAAAAGGAAGGACGGGAGGGTGCAGAGCGCTGACTCAGGGACCTGTCTCCTGGGGTCGTTGGTGTGGACGCTCCTGCACCACCCCCCTTAGATGTACAtggccacgtggtgtggccacaCGTCTGGAGGAAATAAACCCTTTTGTAGCTCCCACTCCGCTTCACTTCCCAATTCCTGGGCTGGATCTCCACCTTTAGGCTTTTGTATGGAGTAAGGGGGCTGGCCTGGGAGCCTCGGCCCCATCTTGAGCCACTGGGCCTGggcacctcctccctcccaggtCACAAAGCTGGTGCCCACCTACACTCCCATCCTGTGCCAGTGAGCCCCAAGTCTGGAGCCCCCCATATTTAGGGCTTGGCCCTGCCCCTCTTGTGGGGTGGCCTTCCTCTAAGCTAAGACCCTGGAGccagacccagggcagggcctgaTGTGGGTGAGGGGGTTAGGGTCCAGCTTGGGTCTCAGTCCCAGGTGTTTGGGCTCCCTGCACTCTCCAAGGCCAGGTTCTTGGGGAGGTGGGGTCACGCTAGACGCCTCGAGGCACCTCAGGTGTCTCTGAGACGTCTGTGCCTTAGCATAAGGGTGGTTTCTGTGCTCtttttcctgcccctcccccggcCATGCCCCACCGCCATTGGCGAGCCCGCGGAGCCCTCTGCCGGCCATTCGACGTCTCCGAGGACTGGCAGCTGGGTCAGGGGTCACTCTAGGGCTCCTGCGCCCGCCCTGCCTCCTCCCACATGTCCCCCGGCAGGCCTGCCCAAAGCGGGGCCCGGCCGTCACTCTTCTCCCGGCCTGGGGCTCAGATGGACGCGCCCAGTCGGTCCAGCCGAATAGGTCAGAGGAGTTGCCAGAGTGGATACCTGCCTTCTCTGCCCAGGGGCCCTCCCGCACCTCTGACGGAGCCCCGCCCAGGCCCTCGGCTCTCAGCGATCCAGGCGGGGCGGTCTGGCGCAGGCCCCGCCTTTGCGGCCACGTGCCCAGGACGGCCAACCAGCACGCTGTTTTCCAGCCGCCGTGATTGGCTCAGGGGCGGGCACGTCTTCCCGGAGCCCGCAGGCCGCCGGCTACCCGGCTACCCGCGCCAGCAGGTAGCGTGGCCAGGACGGTGGCGATCCACGCGGGGCTGCTTGCCGCGGGCAGCGGGGCCCTGTCAGGGCCTCCCTCTGCATCCATCCCACCTTGGGGATCGCCTCCGAACAGCCGGAGCGACCAGAGAACGGTACTGGGGCATGCCCAccccagggccccacctcctaGACTTTAGGACCCCTGCTCACGTCCCGTCTCCAAGAGACCGCCTCCAGGGCTCCGCCTCCAAGACCCGGGACCCCACCCGCGGCGGCCCCGCCTCCAAGATGCCCGCCTTCCCAGACACCCCCCAGGAACCACCCCCGATCCAAGCCCTGCCTCAAAAGGGTCCGCCCGGGCCCCGCCTCCAAGACCAGACCCCGCCCATGTCCCCGTCCCCAAAGACCCgcggccccccccccccccgccccggctcAGTCCCCAGAAATCCCCTCCGTTTGAGGCCGGGGGGTCCCTGTTTCCTCCCCTCTTTGGTCATCTTGTTCTTGGCTGGGCCCGCGCCTCCTCCTTTACTGGCCTCATTCGTTCACTCACTCATTCCTCCCTCGCCCAGACACTCCCTCTGTTGGCCTCCGCCCTGCCTACCCCGACGCGGCGCCGCTCCTGTCCAGCTTCTCTGCCACAACTCTGACCCTCCGACTCGTCCGCTCTTCGGTCAGGGGTCTTCCTGGAGCTTAAATCGGATACTGTCACTCCCTTCTTGAACCTTGGGGGCAGCGCTGCGCTGCGGCCCAGGCCGGGCTAAGCCACGGCCACCGTCCCCGGTCGAGGCTCTCTCCTCCTTGTGGCCTTGCCCCTAAGGACCCTCGGCCTCGCGCTCCTTCCCGCGCAGCTCCTCCCTGAGCCCTTGCCGGAGGCCCTCGGTCAGCGCTGGGCGCGATGGGCTACTGACGCGTCTGACCCGTGGCCTGCGGGGTCAGGGTGGGCCGGGGGGAGGCTTGGGGCGGAGGGGCACGGACCGGCGTGGCTCGGCTCATAGCACGCAGCTGGGGCCGCCGTGACGGTCCGCAGGAGCCTGGGCACACTGGCCCTCCGTCCTCGCACCCGTCCCCTCCGACTTACGCAGGGGCGCCGAGGCCGGCGACCCTCTCCCGGCTCTGGCGAGAGTAGGAGGTGGAGCCTCAGCTGGAGGGAAGGGCGGCGTGGGCCGAGCCCCGAGGGGCCCAGTCTTCGGCCCGCCCCGCTGCATCGGGGCGGGGTTTGGGGCAGCCGGAGGCGGGTCCATGCCAGGTCCTAGTTGGAGGAAGCCGGAAGCTGAGCCCCGCGAGCCACCCTATCGACCGCTGCCCCGCTCTGGCGCCAGCCGGGCCTGGGACCTCCTTCCTGTCCGGGCTCCGCGCCCGCGCCCCCGGCTGTGCTCCAGGCGTTGGGCTGCTCCCTGGGGCTGCCAAGGGGGGCGGGCAGTGCACTCACCTGCCTGTGAGTGGTAGTGTTTGGGTCCTGCCCACCCTGAGTGGCCCAGAGTGACCACGGTCAGGCCATGGGGACCGCACTTGTGTACCACGAGGACATGACAGCTGCCCGGCTGCTCTGGGACGAGTAAGTGGGACCtggcagaggcagaggtgggggatgAGGAGGGGCTCTGGACTCTGAGCTCTCTGTCCATTCAGCCCCGAGTGCGAGATCGAGTGCCCGGAGCGCCTGACCACAGTCCTGGAGCGCCTGCAGCAGCGTGGCCTGGAGCAAAGGTGTCTGCGGCTGGCAGCCCGGGAGGCCTCAGAGGCGGAACTGGGCCTGGTGCACAGGTCAGACTTGGGGTGGGCATCCTGCCCTTGAAGCCGTGGTCCAGGACCTGGGCCTGCCCCAGCCTGCTGGTGCCTGGCAAACAGAGCCTCccccccaagcctcagtttcaccTTTGGATGGGTGGATGCGGGAGCAGTGAGGGGGGCAGTCCCACTGGGGGTCCAGGCCCTGTTTCTCCTCTGCCTGCTCCTCCAGGTGACCCTGCCTTGCCTGCCCGACCCTTTGCAGCCCGGAGTATGTGGCCCTGTTGCAGGGGACCCAGGCCTTGGGCACCGGGGAGCTCCAGACCCTGTCTGGACAGTACGATGCCGTTTACTTCCACCCGGTGCGTGCCCTGGggacacacccacccacccagtctCACATCCGGGTACTCGTGCCTGTTCACGGGCAATGTTCCCGTGTGCCAGTGCCCTGCTGGCTGCTGCTGTGGGCACCCGGGACTGGCCTGGCCAGTTCTGCGCAGTGCTTGGTGCTCTGCAGCCTGGCACAGGACTTGGTAGAGCCTGTGAGGGGTAGTGGGCAGGGGGCTTACCTGCATCCCTGCCCTGGCAGAGTACCTACCACTGTGCCCGGCTGGCCGCGGGGGCGGCGCTGCAGCTGGTGGATGCCGTGCTGGCGGGAGCTGTGCGCAACGGACTCGCCCTGGTGAGGTGAGAGCTGCCCCCTGCCCTGGCCGCCCTGACCTGTGGGTGGCCCTGTGAGGACGCAGGATGACCCTGACACGCCccacaccccactcccacccccaggcctcctgggcaCCATAGCCAGAGGGCTGCCGCTAATGGATTCTGCGTGTTCAACAACGTGGCCATAGCGGCCAAACATGCCCAGAGGCAGCACGGGCTGCACAGGTTTGTGCCAGCCTGACTGCAGGGTGAGGCCCaggccagaggggaagggggtggagggggccTTTGAGGGACCCCACCCAGCTCCTTCCCATCCTGGGCCTGGCTCCTGGCTTGGAGGTGGGAGGCCCTGCCCTCAGTGACCCCAGAGCTGTCTGTCCCCAGGATCCTCATCGTTGACTGGGATGTCCACCATGGCCAGGGCATCCAGTATATCTTTGAGAACGACCCCAGgtaagctgggggtggggacaatACCCTCCCCTGCGACCCTCCCCTGCGACCCTACTTTTCAGGATGAGCACAGCCCGGCCTGGGAAAGTCTGAGGGAGCAGACGTGGCTGTGTGCTCGGTGGGGTGGGGTTAGGCTTCTGCAAGGAGCCCTGGGGCTGAGGGGCCTGCCTTCTGGCCCCGGCTGACTGTCGCAGCGTCCTCTATTTCTCCTGGCACCGCTATGAGCACGGGAGCTTCTGGCCCTATCTCCGAGAGTCAGATGCAGACGCTGTTGGGCAGGGCCCGGGCCTTGGCTTCACTGTCAACCTGCCCTGGAACCAGGTGCTTGCCCCTCACCCCGGGCCCCCCacccagagcccctcccccagcccacattcccccctcccccgagTGCAAGCCCAGGGCGTCCTGCCACGATCACCCCCAGGGCCCAGGCCCCAGGGGTGAGGACCCCACCGTCCTCCCTGGCAGGGCCAGCACTGATGCCCCTTGGCCACAGGTCGGGATGGGAAATGCTGACTACGTGGCTGCCTTCCTGCACGTGCTGCTGCCTGTGGCCTTCGAGGTGACCGTGTGGGGGGTGGAAGTGGTTtcggtggcagggggtgggggcaaTGCGGTGCCCAGAGTGGAACAGAGCCCCTGGGGTGAGGAGGGTCTCTCCGGAGGGGCCTCCCCTCCGCCTCAGCTCCAGCTTCTTTTCTGCCTCTCCCCACTGGGCCCTGCCTGCAGTTCGACCCTGAGCTGGTCCTAGTCTCCGCGGGATTTGACTCAGCCATCGGGGATCCCGAGGTGAGGGCCTGGCCTGGCTAGGGAGGGCTTCTGGAGTCCTGGGGCCAGGTTCTCATCACACCTGGCTCTGGTTGCAGGGGCAGATGCAGGCCACGCCAGAGTGCTTTGCCCACCTCACGCAGCTGCTGCAGGTGCTCGCTGGTGGCCGGGTCTGTGCTGTGCTGGAGGTGATTGTGGCGAGCTGGGAGGGTGCATGGGCCGGAGGCTGAGATGTGGTTGGAGGGGTCCTGCCTTGTGGGGCAGGGCGTCCTGCCTGGGACCCTGACACCCCTGCCCTTAGTGTCTCTGCCCCCTCCTCATCCCAGGGTGGCTACCACCTGGAGTCACTCTCGCAGTCCGTGTGCATGATGGTGCAAGCGCTGCTGGGCGACCCTGTCCCGCCCCTGTCGGGGCCCATGGTGCCGCATGGCaggtgcggggggggggggcaggacgGAGGAGGGTGGGAAGGGCCAGGGGTGGGAGGCCAGGCCTCACTGATCCTGCTTCTCCTCGCAGCGCCCTGGAGTCCATCCAGAGTGTCCGGGCAGCCCAGGCCCCTCACTGGATGAGCCTCCAGCAGCAAGGTCAGCGTGGCCTGGGTCGGCAGGCGGGATGGTGCCGCAGGCTCTCATGCCGTGGCTGTGACACTGAACCACCCCCTAGGTGTGGCCCCTGTACTGAGTCCCAGCCCCCGCTCCCCAGAGGGGAGGCCCTCGCCTCTGCTGCCGCCCCGGGGGCCCGAATTCAAGGCAGCAGCGACCCAGAACGTGGCTGCCCTGAGCTCCCTCCTGGACCAGCTGCGCCTCAGTCCCACGCCCCCTGTACGCACGGCTGTGGCCTTGACTGCGCCAGATGctgccctggccctgccctctgATGTCCTCTGTGAGGAGGGGTCAGCCCCACAGGAGGAGACGCAGGCCTGGGCCAGGTAGGCAGGGTGGGCCTGGGGAGAAGCCCGGGACCATCTCTGCACATGTGCCTGTGTGACTCATCTGTGGTCCGTGTGTCAT is a window encoding:
- the HDAC10 gene encoding polyamine deacetylase HDAC10 isoform X1: MGTALVYHEDMTAARLLWDDPECEIECPERLTTVLERLQQRGLEQRCLRLAAREASEAELGLVHSPEYVALLQGTQALGTGELQTLSGQYDAVYFHPSTYHCARLAAGAALQLVDAVLAGAVRNGLALVRPPGHHSQRAAANGFCVFNNVAIAAKHAQRQHGLHRILIVDWDVHHGQGIQYIFENDPSVLYFSWHRYEHGSFWPYLRESDADAVGQGPGLGFTVNLPWNQVGMGNADYVAAFLHVLLPVAFEFDPELVLVSAGFDSAIGDPEGQMQATPECFAHLTQLLQVLAGGRVCAVLEGGYHLESLSQSVCMMVQALLGDPVPPLSGPMVPHGSALESIQSVRAAQAPHWMSLQQQGVAPVLSPSPRSPEGRPSPLLPPRGPEFKAAATQNVAALSSLLDQLRLSPTPPVRTAVALTAPDAALALPSDVLCEEGSAPQEETQAWARPHEALAQDRALTALGKVLYLLDRILDGQVSSGIAVTPASAAAATLDVAIRCGLSHGAQRLLCLAVGQLDRPPDLMDDGRNLWLNIGGKEAAALSMFHVSVPLPGTTGGFLSCVLALVLPLAYSFQPDLVLVALGPAHGLRDPQAALLAALLRGPAGGRVLALVDEESTPQLAVVLARVLHGEAAPNLGPFSMASPEDVQSLVQLRGQLEPRWKMLQVASETGGPGSG
- the HDAC10 gene encoding polyamine deacetylase HDAC10 isoform X2 produces the protein MGTALVYHEDMTAARLLWDDPECEIECPERLTTVLERLQQRGLEQRCLRLAAREASEAELGLVHSPEYVALLQGTQALGTGELQTLSGQYDAVYFHPSTYHCARLAAGAALQLVDAVLAGAVRNGLALVRPPGHHSQRAAANGFCVFNNVAIAAKHAQRQHGLHRILIVDWDVHHGQGIQYIFENDPSVLYFSWHRYEHGSFWPYLRESDADAVGQGPGLGFTVNLPWNQVGMGNADYVAAFLHVLLPVAFEFDPELVLVSAGFDSAIGDPEGQMQATPECFAHLTQLLQGGYHLESLSQSVCMMVQALLGDPVPPLSGPMVPHGSALESIQSVRAAQAPHWMSLQQQGVAPVLSPSPRSPEGRPSPLLPPRGPEFKAAATQNVAALSSLLDQLRLSPTPPVRTAVALTAPDAALALPSDVLCEEGSAPQEETQAWARPHEALAQDRALTALGKVLYLLDRILDGQVSSGIAVTPASAAAATLDVAIRCGLSHGAQRLLCLAVGQLDRPPDLMDDGRNLWLNIGGKEAAALSMFHVSVPLPGTTGGFLSCVLALVLPLAYSFQPDLVLVALGPAHGLRDPQAALLAALLRGPAGGRVLALVDEESTPQLAVVLARVLHGEAAPNLGPFSMASPEDVQSLVQLRGQLEPRWKMLQVASETGGPGSG
- the HDAC10 gene encoding polyamine deacetylase HDAC10 isoform X3, whose translation is MGTALVYHEDMTAARLLWDDPECEIECPERLTTVLERLQQRGLEQRCLRLAAREASEAELGLVHSPEYVALLQGTQALGTGELQTLSGQYDAVYFHPSTYHCARLAAGAALQLVDAVLAGAVRNGLALVRPPGHHSQRAAANGFCVFNNVAIAAKHAQRQHGLHRILIVDWDVHHGQGIQYIFENDPSVLYFSWHRYEHGSFWPYLRESDADAVGQGPGLGFTVNLPWNQFDPELVLVSAGFDSAIGDPEGQMQATPECFAHLTQLLQVLAGGRVCAVLEGGYHLESLSQSVCMMVQALLGDPVPPLSGPMVPHGSALESIQSVRAAQAPHWMSLQQQGVAPVLSPSPRSPEGRPSPLLPPRGPEFKAAATQNVAALSSLLDQLRLSPTPPVRTAVALTAPDAALALPSDVLCEEGSAPQEETQAWARPHEALAQDRALTALGKVLYLLDRILDGQVSSGIAVTPASAAAATLDVAIRCGLSHGAQRLLCLAVGQLDRPPDLMDDGRNLWLNIGGKEAAALSMFHVSVPLPGTTGGFLSCVLALVLPLAYSFQPDLVLVALGPAHGLRDPQAALLAALLRGPAGGRVLALVDEESTPQLAVVLARVLHGEAAPNLGPFSMASPEDVQSLVQLRGQLEPRWKMLQVASETGGPGSG
- the HDAC10 gene encoding polyamine deacetylase HDAC10 isoform X4 produces the protein MGTALVYHEDMTAARLLWDDPECEIECPERLTTVLERLQQRGLEQRCLRLAAREASEAELGLVHSPEYVALLQGTQALGTGELQTLSGQYDAVYFHPSTYHCARLAAGAALQLVDAVLAGAVRNGLALVRPPGHHSQRAAANGFCVFNNVAIAAKHAQRQHGLHRILIVDWDVHHGQGIQYIFENDPRASTDAPWPQVGMGNADYVAAFLHVLLPVAFEFDPELVLVSAGFDSAIGDPEGQMQATPECFAHLTQLLQVLAGGRVCAVLEGGYHLESLSQSVCMMVQALLGDPVPPLSGPMVPHGSALESIQSVRAAQAPHWMSLQQQGVAPVLSPSPRSPEGRPSPLLPPRGPEFKAAATQNVAALSSLLDQLRLSPTPPVRTAVALTAPDAALALPSDVLCEEGSAPQEETQAWARPHEALAQDRALTALGKVLYLLDRILDGQVSSGIAVTPASAAAATLDVAIRCGLSHGAQRLLCLAVGQLDRPPDLMDDGRNLWLNIGGKEAAALSMFHVSVPLPGTTGGFLSCVLALVLPLAYSFQPDLVLVALGPAHGLRDPQAALLAALLRGPAGGRVLALVDEESTPQLAVVLARVLHGEAAPNLGPFSMASPEDVQSLVQLRGQLEPRWKMLQVASETGGPGSG
- the HDAC10 gene encoding polyamine deacetylase HDAC10 isoform X5 — protein: MGTALVYHEDMTAARLLWDDPECEIECPERLTTVLERLQQRGLEQRCLRLAAREASEAELGLVHSPEYVALLQGTQALGTGELQTLSGQYDAVYFHPSTYHCARLAAGAALQLVDAVLAGAVRNGLALVRILIVDWDVHHGQGIQYIFENDPSVLYFSWHRYEHGSFWPYLRESDADAVGQGPGLGFTVNLPWNQVGMGNADYVAAFLHVLLPVAFEFDPELVLVSAGFDSAIGDPEGQMQATPECFAHLTQLLQVLAGGRVCAVLEGGYHLESLSQSVCMMVQALLGDPVPPLSGPMVPHGSALESIQSVRAAQAPHWMSLQQQGVAPVLSPSPRSPEGRPSPLLPPRGPEFKAAATQNVAALSSLLDQLRLSPTPPVRTAVALTAPDAALALPSDVLCEEGSAPQEETQAWARPHEALAQDRALTALGKVLYLLDRILDGQVSSGIAVTPASAAAATLDVAIRCGLSHGAQRLLCLAVGQLDRPPDLMDDGRNLWLNIGGKEAAALSMFHVSVPLPGTTGGFLSCVLALVLPLAYSFQPDLVLVALGPAHGLRDPQAALLAALLRGPAGGRVLALVDEESTPQLAVVLARVLHGEAAPNLGPFSMASPEDVQSLVQLRGQLEPRWKMLQVASETGGPGSG
- the HDAC10 gene encoding polyamine deacetylase HDAC10 isoform X6 translates to MGTALVYHEDMTAARLLWDDPECEIECPERLTTVLERLQQRGLEQRCLRLAAREASEAELGLVHSPEYVALLQGTQALGTGELQTLSGQYDAVYFHPSTYHCARLAAGAALQLVDAVLAGAVRNGLALVRILIVDWDVHHGQGIQYIFENDPRASTDAPWPQVGMGNADYVAAFLHVLLPVAFEFDPELVLVSAGFDSAIGDPEGQMQATPECFAHLTQLLQVLAGGRVCAVLEGGYHLESLSQSVCMMVQALLGDPVPPLSGPMVPHGSALESIQSVRAAQAPHWMSLQQQGVAPVLSPSPRSPEGRPSPLLPPRGPEFKAAATQNVAALSSLLDQLRLSPTPPVRTAVALTAPDAALALPSDVLCEEGSAPQEETQAWARPHEALAQDRALTALGKVLYLLDRILDGQVSSGIAVTPASAAAATLDVAIRCGLSHGAQRLLCLAVGQLDRPPDLMDDGRNLWLNIGGKEAAALSMFHVSVPLPGTTGGFLSCVLALVLPLAYSFQPDLVLVALGPAHGLRDPQAALLAALLRGPAGGRVLALVDEESTPQLAVVLARVLHGEAAPNLGPFSMASPEDVQSLVQLRGQLEPRWKMLQVASETGGPGSG